The Flexistipes sp. DNA segment TTGCTTTTGGCGGCCAGAAAAAAAGACGCAAGAGGGACAGATGAATTCTTCAGAATCAAAAACACTTTCATTCTGGGAAGATGACGGGAGATTCTCAGGTATTTTCTCATGGATTTTTACAACTGACCATAAACGTATAGGTCTTCTTTATCTCTATTCAGTACTTTCGCTTTTCGCCGTGGGTGTTGTCATCGGACTTCTGATGAGGCTGGAACTTATTGCTCCGGGCAGCACAATTGTTGGTGCGCAAACATACAATGCTTTTTTTACAGTTCACGGTGTAGTAATGATATTCCTTTTTGTTATTCCCAGTATCCCGGCTTCGCTGGGTAATCTGTTTTTACCTATGCAACTGGGGGCGGAGGATGTGGCTTTTCCCAGGATAAATCTGCTTTCATGGTGGCTTTATATAATCGGACTTATTCTTATCCTGATTTCTTTATTCACAGGGCAGGGTGCCCCCGATACAGGGTGGACATTTTATGTGCCTTTCAGTGAATATACCACAACAAATGTGAATGTGGCCGTTATCGGTGTTTTTATCCTTGGTTTCTCATCTATCCTGACAGGATTAAATTTTATTACAACGATACACAGAATGCGGATACCAGGCATGAAGTGGACAAAAATCCCTCTGTTTGGCTGGGCACTTTATGCAACGGGCTGGATTCAGGTGCTGGCGACACCCATTTTAGGCATAACCGTTCTGTTAATATTTATAGAAAGAACCATGGGGGTAGGGCTTTTTGATCCCGCCAAAGGCGGAGACCCTGTTTTGTATCAGCATCTTTTCTGGATATATTCACATCCGGCTGTTTATATTATGGTTGTGCCCGCAATGGGTGTTGTGACTGAAATAATACCGGTTTTTGCCCGCAAACATATTTTCGGTTATAAGGCCATTGCCCTCTCATCTTTGGGTATTGCTTTTGCCGGCTCACTGGTTTGGGCTC contains these protein-coding regions:
- the ctaD gene encoding cytochrome c oxidase subunit I, translating into MNSSESKTLSFWEDDGRFSGIFSWIFTTDHKRIGLLYLYSVLSLFAVGVVIGLLMRLELIAPGSTIVGAQTYNAFFTVHGVVMIFLFVIPSIPASLGNLFLPMQLGAEDVAFPRINLLSWWLYIIGLILILISLFTGQGAPDTGWTFYVPFSEYTTTNVNVAVIGVFILGFSSILTGLNFITTIHRMRIPGMKWTKIPLFGWALYATGWIQVLATPILGITVLLIFIERTMGVGLFDPAKGGDPVLYQHLFWIYSHPAVYIMVVPAMGVVTEIIPVFARKHIFGYKAIALSSLGIAFAGSLVWAHHMFTSGMSDTAVMIFSFLTFIVAIPSAVKVFNWVATLYKGSIVLEPPLLYALAFIFLFSIGGLTGLVVGAAGTDIHVHDTYFVVGHFHYTIFGGTVFGMFGGLHYWFPKIYGKMYNKRVATTAWGILFIGFNVLYFPMLVLGIMGMPRRYFDYLPEYQLGHVVSTVGSWIVAVGLILMFYNLYRGIKNGEPAGKNPWNAATLEWTTLSPPPKLNFIEEPELTRGPYEYKGIEDDAQYQ